In Microplitis demolitor isolate Queensland-Clemson2020A chromosome 9, iyMicDemo2.1a, whole genome shotgun sequence, one genomic interval encodes:
- the LOC128668530 gene encoding probable cyclin-dependent serine/threonine-protein kinase DDB_G0292550 — translation NNNNNNNNNNNNNNNNNNNNNNNNNNNNNNNNNNNNNNNNNNNNNNNNNNNNNNNNNNNNNNNNNNNNNNNNNNNNNNNNNNNNNNNNNNNNNNNNNNNNNNNNNNNNNNNNNNNNNNNNNNNNNNNNNNNNNNNNNNNNNNNNNNNNNNNNNNNNNNNNNNNNNNNNNNNNNNNNNNNNNNNNNNNNNNNNNNNNNNNNNNNNNNNNNNNNNNNNNNNNNNNNNNNNNNNNNNNNNNNNNNNNNNNNNNNNNNNNNNNNNNNNNNNNNNNNNNNNNNNNNNNNNNNNNNNNNNNNNNNNNNNNNNNNNNNNNNNNNNNNNNNNNNNNNNNNNNNNNNNNNNNNNNNNNNNNNNNNNNNNNNNNNNNNNNNNNNNNNNNNNNNNNNNNNNNNNNNNNNNNNNNNNNNNNNNNNNNNNNNNNNNNNNNNNNNNNNNNNNNNNNNNNNNNNNNNNNNNNNNNNNNNNNNNNNNNNNNNNNNNNNNNNNNNNNNNNNNNNNNNNNNNNNNNNNNNNNNNNNNNNNNNNNNNNNV, via the coding sequence aataataataataataataataataataataataataataataataataataataataataataataataataataataataataataataataataataataataataataataataataataataataataataataataataataataataataataataataataataataataataataataataataataataataataataataataataataataataataataataataataataataataataataataataataataataataataataataataataataataataataataataataataataataataataataataataataataataataataataataataataataataataataataataataataataataataataataataataataataataataataataataataataataataataataataataataataataataataataataataataataataataataataataataataataataataataataataataataataataataataataataataataataataataataataataataataataataataataataataataataataataataataataataataataataataataataataataataataataataataataataataataataataataataataataataataataataataataataataataataataataataataataataataataataataataataataataataataataataataataataataataataataataataataataataataataataataataataataataataataataataataataataataataataataataataataataataataataataataataataataataataataataataataataataataataataataataataataataataataataataataataataataataataataataataataataataataataataataataataataataataataataataataataataataataataataataataataataataataataataataataataataataataataataataataataataataataataataataataataataataataataataataataataataataataataataataataataataataataataataataataataataataataataataataataataataataataataataataataataataataataataataataataataataataataataataataataataataataataataataataataataataataataataataataataataataataataataataataataataataataataataataataataataataataataataataataataataataataataataataataataataataataataataataataataataataataataataataataataataataataataataataataataataataataataataataataataataataataataataataataataataataataataataataataataataatgtttaa
- the LOC128668677 gene encoding uncharacterized protein LOC128668677 yields MVTRADKGNITVVLEKTDYNRKVTELLEDNKFYEKVKHIDYNRLLQRKNNDLVNTWLRLKHIDKDTKNFLVTHNSTLPRAYALPKIHKPNMPFRIIISSINSPIYNLNKWYTNILNQTRKKQPTDVKNSFEFKKEIDKLNNIPLDYTLISLDVVSLFTNLPLKLVKAILRKNWDRISKITKLPKTHFFNGLDLCLDNTYFTFQNTIYKQKFGSPMGAPISPILADFVMDHLVEDRLNKITFDIPFFKRYVDDICTCIPKDKIDEFLRIFNSYQEKSLQFTIELENNNEISFLDTKLIKQNNRLITNWYRKPTWSGRYINFNSNHPLSQKIGIIYHLVDKAFYLGDKQFNNQNLEIIKKTLLHNDFPAEFISNKIDKRWKFLIDKKNRKPIQTKNTNLDYSKTVSFNYNPSTNRIIKNIFSKYHIPIAFKNNDNLLEYYNDGKDKIDKDLKSGLIYQINCLDCNSAYIGQTGRWIKSRVSEHKVDIKKPSHLHTQLTIHRLDYDHNFDFDHYKILNYENNYNKRKILESIYLEKHKNIVVNKRKDTEHINSNYSALIINSHI; encoded by the coding sequence ATGGTAACTAGAGCAGATAAAGGTAATATAACAGTAGTACTAGAAAAAACAGATTACAATAGAAAAGTAACAGAATTATTagaagacaataaattttatgaaaaagttaaacacATAGATTACAATAGActattacaaagaaaaaacaatGACCTTGTCAACACTTGGCTTAGACTAAAACACATTGACAAGGacacaaaaaatttccttGTTACTCACAATAGTACATTACCAAGAGCATACGCATTACCTAAAATTCATAAACCTAACATGCCCTTTAGAATTATCATCTCTTCAATAAACTCACCGATTTACAATCTAAACAAATggtatacaaatattttaaaccaaacaagaaaaaaacaacCTACTGATGTCAAAAAcagttttgaatttaaaaaagaaatagacAAACTTAATAACATTCCTTTAGATTACACATTAATATCCCTAGACGTAGTATCATTATTTACAAACCTACcattaaaattagttaaagctattttgagaaaaaattgggacagaatatcaaaaattactaaattaccAAAGACACATTTTTTCAATGGTTTAGATTTGTGTTTAgataatacatattttacatttcaaaatactatatacaaacaaaaatttggaTCACCAATGGGTGCTCCAATATCACCAATACTAGCAGATTTCGTAATGGACCATTTAGTTGAAGATAGGTTAAACAAAATCACCTTTGATATTCCGTTTTTTAAGAGATATGTGGATGACATATGCACTTGTATTCCAAAAGACAAAATAGACGAATTTCTAAGAATATTCAATAGCTATCAAGAAAAATCCTTACAATTTACAATAGAATTAGAAAACAATAACGAAATTAGCTTTCTGGACACTAAATTAATCAAACAAAACAATAGACTCATAACAAATTGGTATAGAAAACCGACTTGGTCGGGACGCTATATCAACTTTAATTCCAATCATCCATTATCTCAAAAAATCGGAATAATATATCACTTAGTAGACAAAGCCTTTTATCTAGgtgataaacaatttaacaATCAAAACttggaaattataaaaaaaacattattacatAACGACTTTCCGGCAgaattcatttcaaataaaatagataaaagatggaaatttttaatagacaaGAAAAACCGCAAAccaattcaaacaaaaaacacAAATCTAGACTATTCAAAAACTGTCAGCTTCAATTACAATCCATCGACAAATaggataattaaaaacatattcaGCAAATATCACATTCCCATTGCTTTCAAAAACAATGATAATCTATTGGAATATTACAATGATGGTAAAGATAAAATAgacaaagatttaaaatccGGCCTCATATaccaaattaattgtttagatTGTAACTCAGCATATATCGGACAAACAGGTAGATGGATTAAAAGCAGAGTCTCAGAACACAAAGTAGATATCAAAAAACCAAGTCATTTACACACACAACTAACAATACACAGACTAGATTACGACcacaattttgattttgaccactataaaattcttaattacGAAAATAACTACAacaaaaggaaaattttagaAAGTATCTATCTagaaaaacacaaaaatatcgttgtcaataaaagaaaagatacAGAacatataaatagtaattactcTGCTTTAATCATTAACTCGcacatataa
- the LOC128668531 gene encoding putative uncharacterized protein DDB_G0286901, producing the protein NNNNNNNNNNNNNNNNINNNNNNNNNNNNNNDNDNDNNNNNNNNNNNNNNNNNNNNNNNNNNNNNNNNNNNNNNNNNNNNNNNNNNNNNNNNNNNNNNNNNNNNNNNNNNNNNNNNNSNNNNNNNNNNNNNNNNNNNNNNNNNNNNNNNNNNNNNNNNNNNNNNNNNNNNNNNNNNNNNNNNNNNNNNNNNNNNNNNNNNNNNNNNNNNNNNNNNN; encoded by the exons aataacaataataataataataataataataataataataataataatatcaataacaataacaataacaataacaataacaataacaataacgatAACGATAacgataacaataacaataacaataacaataacaataacaataacaataacaataacaataacaataacaataacaataacaataacaataacaataacaataacaataacaataacaataacaataacaataacaataacaataacaataacaataacaataacaataacaataacaataacaataacaataacaataacaataacaataacaataacaataacaataacaataacaataacaataacagtaacaataacaataacaataacaataac aataataataataataataataataataataataataataataataataataataataataataataataataataataataataataataataataataataataataataataataataataataataataataataataataataataataataataataataataataataataataataataataataataataataataataataataataataataataataataataataataataataataataataataataataat